One window of the Candidatus Chryseobacterium colombiense genome contains the following:
- a CDS encoding AraC family transcriptional regulator — translation MNNSHFGAVEEEDAAFYVYHVLTGDVKTEIHHHSSAQLVYAEGGIVHVFTDLKHWYLPARCFMWIPAGTPHYIFSTSPKVDLYNFYFKKEDNESGFFDEINIYSVSHLLREMILYTKDWDGKITKNDGSKYYFLKALKGILPEKRDKKLAFPVQHPFPNDETLLKVAQYIHANLEKPLTIESTAKEFGMSTRTLSRKFKEILGMNYIRFLRALRITRSLELMLEGKYNMYEIAMMVGYNSLSSFSNIFKKVIGIPPTEYLHKLKDDD, via the coding sequence ATGAATAATAGTCATTTTGGAGCCGTTGAAGAAGAAGATGCTGCGTTTTACGTATATCATGTTCTAACCGGAGATGTAAAAACAGAGATTCATCATCACAGCTCTGCACAATTAGTATATGCAGAAGGCGGTATTGTACATGTTTTTACAGATTTGAAACATTGGTATTTACCTGCAAGATGCTTTATGTGGATTCCGGCAGGAACGCCTCATTATATTTTTTCGACCAGTCCGAAAGTAGATTTGTATAATTTTTATTTTAAAAAAGAAGACAATGAAAGTGGCTTTTTTGATGAAATCAATATCTATTCTGTAAGCCATCTTCTTAGAGAGATGATTTTATACACCAAAGACTGGGATGGGAAAATCACAAAAAATGACGGTTCAAAATATTATTTCCTTAAAGCCTTAAAAGGAATTTTACCTGAAAAAAGAGATAAAAAATTAGCATTTCCTGTTCAGCATCCCTTTCCTAATGATGAAACTTTATTGAAGGTTGCACAATATATTCATGCAAACCTTGAAAAGCCTTTAACCATCGAATCTACGGCAAAAGAATTCGGAATGAGCACAAGAACTCTATCCAGGAAATTTAAAGAAATTTTGGGGATGAATTATATTCGTTTTTTACGTGCTTTGAGGATTACACGTTCGTTGGAACTGATGTTGGAAGGAAAGTACAATATGTATGAAATTGCCATGATGGTAGGGTACAACAGTCTTTCCTCTTTCAGCAATATCTTTAAAAAAGTAATTGGAATCCCTCCTACAGAATATCTGCACAAACTTAAAGATGATGATTAA
- the rplI gene encoding 50S ribosomal protein L9 has translation MNIILKKDVENLGLEFDTVSVKPGYARNFLIPQGFALLATPKNIAALEATLEARKEEEAKLIAAATAVVEQLKKTSITIPAKVGSGDKLFGSINNADLSAALEKAGVSVEKKYIKIPGNTIKRTGKVTANIRLHRNVEYNFEFDIVSDAPVEAPKAAPAKKEEAPSEEA, from the coding sequence ATGAACATTATTCTAAAAAAAGACGTAGAAAACTTAGGTCTTGAATTCGACACAGTAAGCGTAAAGCCTGGTTATGCAAGAAACTTCTTAATCCCTCAAGGATTTGCACTTTTAGCTACTCCTAAAAACATTGCAGCTTTAGAAGCTACTTTAGAGGCTAGAAAAGAAGAAGAAGCTAAATTAATCGCTGCTGCAACTGCTGTAGTTGAGCAATTGAAGAAAACTTCTATCACTATTCCTGCAAAAGTAGGTTCTGGTGACAAATTATTCGGATCTATCAACAATGCAGATCTTTCTGCTGCTCTAGAAAAAGCTGGAGTTTCTGTTGAGAAGAAATACATCAAAATTCCAGGGAACACAATTAAGAGAACTGGTAAAGTAACTGCAAACATCAGATTGCACAGAAACGTTGAGTACAACTTCGAATTCGATATCGTATCTGACGCTCCGGTAGAAGCTCCAAAAGCAGCTCCTGCTAAAAAAGAAGAAGCTCCTTCTGAAGAAGCTTAA
- a CDS encoding SAM-dependent chlorinase/fluorinase, whose translation MSIITLTSDFGNLDYRVAAVKGSILSLNQKVNIVDITHDIQAFNLIQTSYIVRNAYKHFPKGSIHIISVDSFQHKSRKNILYKADGHYFIAADNGLLSLIFFDIKPEAIFEITLNNRFDDIVNFTSTDVFVPAAVHLANGGLPGVIGRKIDTAKQLLFPKPVYNESEKMIIGEVTYIDNFGNIISNISKDLFESVGNGYENFTIKFRNLALSKVFSSHTEVVSDWERETEYHGQSAAIFNDSQLLELTIYKGSKKNGAKSLFGMNVGESIYIEFS comes from the coding sequence ATGTCAATTATTACCCTTACTTCAGATTTCGGAAATTTGGATTACAGAGTTGCCGCTGTAAAAGGCAGCATTCTTTCTCTGAATCAGAAGGTTAATATTGTTGATATCACCCACGATATTCAGGCTTTCAACCTTATCCAGACTTCATATATTGTAAGAAACGCTTATAAACATTTTCCAAAAGGCAGTATTCATATTATTTCTGTCGACAGCTTTCAGCACAAATCAAGAAAAAATATTTTATACAAAGCAGATGGTCATTACTTTATTGCGGCTGATAATGGCCTTTTAAGTTTGATATTTTTCGATATTAAGCCGGAAGCAATTTTTGAAATCACTCTAAATAACAGGTTTGATGATATCGTTAATTTTACTTCAACAGATGTTTTCGTTCCGGCAGCCGTACATTTAGCGAACGGAGGACTTCCCGGAGTTATCGGGCGGAAAATTGATACCGCCAAGCAGCTTTTATTCCCGAAACCTGTATATAACGAATCTGAAAAGATGATCATCGGAGAAGTAACCTATATTGATAATTTCGGAAATATCATTTCAAATATCAGTAAAGATCTTTTTGAAAGTGTTGGAAACGGATACGAAAACTTCACTATTAAATTTAGAAACTTAGCCCTTTCAAAAGTTTTTTCTAGCCATACGGAAGTTGTTTCGGATTGGGAAAGAGAAACCGAATATCATGGTCAGTCCGCAGCAATCTTCAATGACAGTCAGCTTTTGGAGCTTACCATCTATAAAGGGAGCAAAAAAAACGGTGCAAAAAGCTTATTCGGAATGAATGTAGGAGAGAGTATTTACATCGAATTTTCATAA
- the rpsR gene encoding 30S ribosomal protein S18, whose translation MAIDEMAKQASAGGESEVKFLTPLDINTKSEKKYCRFKKFGIKHVDYKDPDFLLQFVNEQGKILPRRYTGTSLKYQRKVSAAIKRARHLALMPYVADLLK comes from the coding sequence ATGGCAATAGATGAAATGGCTAAACAAGCCTCAGCTGGAGGAGAATCAGAAGTAAAATTCCTTACTCCACTAGATATCAATACAAAATCTGAAAAGAAATATTGTAGATTCAAAAAATTCGGAATTAAGCACGTTGATTACAAAGATCCTGACTTCTTATTACAGTTCGTAAACGAGCAAGGTAAAATTTTACCAAGAAGATACACTGGAACTTCTTTGAAATACCAAAGAAAAGTTTCTGCTGCTATCAAAAGAGCTAGACACTTAGCTTTAATGCCTTACGTAGCTGACTTATTGAAATAA
- a CDS encoding PhoH family protein, whose protein sequence is MFELTYDLEDIDMKIFYGVNNQFFNLIKSSFPTLKITGRDHFIFAMGNQEALDIFKQKLDDIVKFISKNNSIELKDVENILNLKDENEKQLVFDQDIIVKGVNGKVIKAKTTNLKKLVKETEKKDMVFAIGPAGTGKTYTSVALAAKALKDKQVKRIVLTRPAVEAGESLGFLPGDLKEKLDPYLQPLYDALRDMIPHEKLEGFIEKKVIEVAPLAFMRGRTLDDAFVILDEAQNTTHSQMKMFLTRMGMNAKFIITGDPTQIDLPPKQQSGLKEAMRILQGVKEIGFVHLTEEDVVRHPVVKKIILAYNEEEKRQRD, encoded by the coding sequence ATGTTTGAATTGACATATGATTTGGAAGATATTGACATGAAAATCTTCTATGGCGTTAATAACCAATTTTTCAATTTAATAAAATCAAGCTTTCCTACCCTTAAAATCACAGGAAGAGATCATTTTATCTTTGCGATGGGGAATCAGGAAGCGTTGGATATATTTAAACAGAAACTTGATGATATTGTAAAATTTATTTCCAAGAATAACTCTATTGAACTTAAAGACGTTGAAAACATTCTCAATTTAAAAGATGAGAACGAAAAACAGCTTGTATTTGATCAGGATATTATTGTAAAAGGGGTAAATGGTAAAGTGATTAAAGCTAAAACCACCAATCTTAAAAAATTAGTAAAGGAAACTGAGAAAAAGGATATGGTTTTTGCGATCGGACCTGCGGGAACGGGTAAAACATACACAAGCGTTGCTTTGGCAGCGAAGGCTTTGAAAGATAAGCAGGTTAAAAGAATTGTTTTAACGAGACCTGCCGTAGAAGCGGGAGAGAGTTTGGGATTTTTGCCGGGTGATCTGAAGGAAAAATTAGATCCATATTTACAGCCTTTGTATGATGCTCTCCGCGATATGATTCCTCATGAAAAATTAGAGGGTTTTATTGAAAAAAAAGTAATTGAAGTCGCTCCATTAGCTTTTATGAGAGGAAGAACTCTGGATGATGCTTTTGTAATTCTGGATGAAGCTCAAAATACAACACATTCTCAAATGAAAATGTTTTTGACGAGAATGGGGATGAATGCTAAATTTATTATTACAGGAGATCCCACCCAAATAGATTTACCTCCAAAACAACAATCAGGATTGAAGGAAGCCATGAGAATTCTTCAAGGTGTAAAAGAGATCGGTTTTGTACATTTAACCGAAGAAGATGTTGTAAGACATCCTGTGGTTAAGAAAATTATTTTAGCATATAACGAAGAAGAAAAGAGACAGAGAGATTAA
- a CDS encoding TolC family protein — MKMIFDAHRYHCIALCLLLISNLFYSQMTDYQHLSLQQAVEIGLKNNKNIQISHLKNEMSETKEKDLKMEKLPDIEFHTSYNQVTNLFQQENGVFGKATKYDIINGMYDFTLSASIPVYMGGKIKNAEKKAAIDTEISSLKTHQDERQLTMEIITAFLQIHHLKEQQGLINDKMKEDSINIKQVKALKANGVVTVNEVLRTSLQLSNHKMSWTELDNDIQIAEHKLKTILSLPENQEMHVNTEDLISENAEIPYVDELTETALHKNESVEMAHKNLSLKELDQKITKANYLPKITAGGEYFLKYPNMMFFPPEPYAYRLGMIGVNLTYPIESLYKNKYKMQEAKENINLAKLQIEENEENIRHNVYEAYKKFEETDQKVQIAEEAITQAKENYRIVRTKYANKLSLITELIDADNAYLEAQSNLISVKINRQLKYYQLQYTIGNL, encoded by the coding sequence ATGAAAATGATATTTGACGCACACAGATATCACTGTATTGCGTTGTGCTTATTATTGATAAGCAACCTTTTTTATTCACAGATGACCGATTATCAGCATCTCAGCTTACAGCAGGCTGTTGAGATTGGACTAAAGAATAATAAAAATATTCAGATTAGTCATCTAAAAAACGAAATGTCCGAAACAAAGGAAAAAGACCTGAAAATGGAAAAACTTCCGGATATTGAATTCCATACAAGCTACAACCAGGTTACCAATCTTTTTCAGCAGGAAAATGGCGTATTCGGAAAAGCTACAAAATATGATATTATCAATGGAATGTATGATTTTACGCTTTCGGCTTCAATTCCGGTGTATATGGGTGGTAAAATTAAAAATGCTGAGAAAAAAGCAGCTATTGACACTGAAATTTCATCATTAAAAACCCATCAGGATGAAAGACAGCTGACTATGGAAATCATCACGGCTTTTCTTCAGATCCATCATTTAAAAGAACAGCAGGGCTTGATTAATGACAAAATGAAAGAAGATTCTATAAACATCAAGCAGGTGAAAGCTTTAAAAGCAAATGGAGTTGTTACCGTAAATGAAGTTTTAAGAACCTCTTTACAGCTTTCTAATCATAAAATGAGCTGGACGGAGCTGGATAATGATATTCAGATTGCAGAGCATAAGCTTAAGACGATTCTCTCTCTTCCTGAAAACCAGGAGATGCACGTCAATACTGAAGACCTGATTTCAGAAAATGCTGAAATTCCTTATGTAGATGAGTTAACGGAAACTGCTTTACATAAAAACGAATCTGTAGAAATGGCTCATAAAAATCTTTCGCTTAAAGAGCTTGACCAAAAGATTACAAAAGCAAATTACTTACCCAAAATTACAGCCGGTGGAGAGTATTTTCTAAAGTATCCGAATATGATGTTTTTTCCTCCTGAACCTTATGCATACCGTTTAGGAATGATCGGAGTGAATCTTACCTACCCTATTGAAAGTTTGTATAAGAATAAGTACAAAATGCAGGAAGCCAAAGAAAATATTAACCTGGCAAAGCTTCAGATTGAAGAAAATGAAGAAAACATCAGACATAATGTGTATGAAGCTTACAAAAAGTTCGAAGAAACCGACCAAAAAGTACAGATTGCCGAAGAGGCAATTACCCAGGCTAAAGAAAACTACCGGATCGTAAGAACTAAATATGCGAATAAATTAAGCTTAATCACAGAATTAATTGACGCTGATAATGCTTATCTGGAAGCTCAATCGAATCTTATTTCCGTAAAAATTAACAGACAACTTAAATATTACCAACTCCAATATACGATTGGAAACTTATAA
- a CDS encoding chloride channel protein: MLKFLSLIQRSLKKSFDNIRNEQLKYNLLQAIPFWIGSVITGFIAVIYAKCFAWGENLLHFILDWHSWMIFIIAPIGFVLSWWLVKEFAPNAKGSGIPQVMAAVELANPKEHKKIRSLLSLKIIVFKIISSVVLVIGGGAVGREGPTIQVAGSVFRKVNEYLPEWWPKISKKNMIMTGAAAGLAAAFNTPLGGIVFAVEELSKTHINYFKTALFTAVIIAGLTAQTLAGSYLYLGYPKTNDVSLIVMFPIILVAGTAGILASQLSVTMLKMNDWKKRKLKTDRANVAFLVVSALVIASVAFFINREILGSGKEIMERVLFTKDKHEEWYVPVLRMLGPALSFTSGGAGGIFAPALSAGASIGSVISGFIHLSPNETNVVVLAGMVAFLTGITRAPFTSAIIVLEMTDRHSLIFHLMLAGMVSSIASILVSRHSLYDVIKVNFLNEIRAEK; this comes from the coding sequence ATGCTGAAATTTTTATCTCTCATCCAAAGATCTCTGAAAAAATCTTTCGATAATATCCGGAATGAACAACTGAAATACAATCTGCTTCAGGCGATTCCCTTTTGGATTGGTTCGGTGATTACGGGATTTATTGCCGTAATATATGCTAAATGTTTTGCATGGGGTGAAAATCTTCTTCATTTCATTCTCGACTGGCATTCATGGATGATTTTCATCATTGCTCCGATTGGCTTTGTCCTTTCATGGTGGTTGGTAAAAGAATTTGCTCCTAATGCCAAAGGAAGCGGAATTCCACAGGTAATGGCTGCTGTAGAGCTGGCTAATCCGAAAGAGCATAAAAAGATCCGAAGCCTTTTGAGTTTAAAGATTATTGTTTTTAAAATTATTTCATCTGTTGTTTTGGTCATTGGTGGTGGCGCAGTTGGTAGAGAAGGTCCTACTATTCAGGTGGCAGGTTCCGTTTTCAGAAAAGTCAACGAATATCTTCCTGAATGGTGGCCAAAAATCTCCAAGAAAAACATGATCATGACGGGTGCTGCAGCCGGACTTGCGGCGGCTTTCAACACTCCTCTTGGAGGAATTGTATTTGCCGTGGAAGAACTTTCTAAAACGCATATCAATTACTTTAAAACAGCTTTATTTACCGCTGTTATTATTGCAGGATTGACTGCCCAGACTTTAGCAGGCTCTTATTTATATTTAGGATATCCGAAAACGAATGATGTTTCATTAATAGTAATGTTTCCTATTATTTTAGTTGCGGGAACTGCAGGAATTTTAGCCAGCCAGCTTTCCGTAACCATGTTAAAAATGAATGACTGGAAGAAAAGAAAACTAAAAACAGACAGAGCCAACGTTGCTTTTCTGGTTGTTAGTGCTTTAGTTATTGCCTCGGTAGCATTCTTTATCAACAGAGAAATTCTGGGCTCAGGAAAAGAAATTATGGAGCGGGTACTTTTTACAAAAGATAAACATGAAGAATGGTATGTTCCTGTTTTAAGAATGTTAGGTCCTGCCCTATCGTTTACCTCCGGAGGCGCAGGTGGAATTTTCGCTCCTGCTTTAAGCGCCGGAGCAAGTATCGGATCCGTGATTTCCGGATTTATTCATTTAAGCCCCAATGAAACCAACGTAGTGGTTCTCGCCGGAATGGTTGCTTTTCTGACCGGGATTACAAGAGCCCCGTTTACATCTGCCATTATTGTCTTAGAAATGACCGACAGACATTCTCTGATATTCCACCTTATGTTAGCAGGAATGGTTTCTTCAATCGCTTCCATTCTGGTGAGCCGACATTCGTTATATGATGTGATAAAAGTAAATTTCCTGAACGAAATCAGGGCTGAGAAATAA
- the rpsF gene encoding 30S ribosomal protein S6, which yields MNNYETVFILTPVLSESQVEEAVNKFLDLLKEKNCEIVAKENWGLKKLAYPIQLKKNGFYTLIEFKGEGTVVADLELAFKRDERVIRYLTTKLDKHAVEYAVTRRTKVKAAKA from the coding sequence ATGAACAATTACGAAACTGTTTTCATTTTAACTCCCGTTCTATCTGAGTCACAGGTAGAGGAAGCAGTGAACAAATTTCTAGATCTTTTAAAAGAAAAGAACTGCGAAATCGTTGCTAAAGAAAACTGGGGATTAAAAAAATTAGCTTATCCGATCCAATTGAAAAAGAACGGATTCTACACTTTAATCGAATTTAAAGGAGAAGGTACTGTAGTTGCTGATCTAGAATTAGCATTCAAACGTGACGAAAGAGTAATTCGTTACCTTACTACAAAACTTGACAAACATGCTGTTGAGTACGCTGTAACTAGAAGAACTAAAGTAAAAGCAGCTAAAGCTTAA
- a CDS encoding beta-lactamase family protein has product MKQILLTALAINISATAFSQQTNQFKLIDNYLQEAIKTNQIPGLAIGVMKDGKVIFEQYYGTENLEDAKKVSPSSMFRIYSTSKLMTDVGVFQLIEQGKLSLEDNVSKYVDNLPKEWQNVKVKNLLTHSSGMPDFVAFSDILPEYSGPKTIERLSREKMDFETGNEFRYNQTNYMLLSMIIEKITGQSFEDFILNNQFSDSKNQVVYSSNALEKIPNRITKYNYNSDTKKYVKSTDVEGKKAYPGNGIAITLPAFLKWSNHLSKTDFLHQKTKDMMWQPFEYGNKKDVFAYGWEISKANNIPSYGFSGGNVSAFRFFPQNNMAIIMMSNGYNFFPEQYHIINHVAAIVDKNLTDNYLLAEESIIAGFAKLNNPNAEKNYYAIKAKDPKWNFEGTLNNIGYILIRNSRINEAVKVFALNAKENPQSANAFDSLGEAYFSTKNYTLALENYKKSLELNPENTNAGNMITKIQDVMKKN; this is encoded by the coding sequence ATGAAACAAATTCTCCTGACCGCTTTAGCTATAAATATTTCTGCCACTGCTTTTTCGCAGCAAACCAATCAATTTAAATTAATTGATAATTACTTACAAGAAGCTATCAAAACAAATCAAATTCCCGGTTTAGCGATTGGTGTCATGAAAGATGGTAAAGTCATTTTTGAGCAATATTACGGTACAGAAAATTTGGAAGATGCTAAAAAGGTAAGTCCAAGTTCAATGTTCAGAATATATTCTACTTCAAAATTAATGACCGATGTGGGCGTTTTTCAACTGATTGAACAGGGAAAACTTTCTTTAGAAGATAATGTTTCGAAATATGTTGACAATCTTCCAAAAGAGTGGCAGAATGTAAAAGTAAAAAACCTTTTGACCCATTCTTCAGGAATGCCTGATTTTGTTGCATTTAGTGATATTTTGCCCGAATATTCAGGTCCTAAAACCATTGAACGTTTGAGTAGAGAAAAAATGGACTTTGAAACAGGGAATGAATTCAGATATAATCAAACGAATTATATGCTTCTTTCAATGATTATTGAAAAAATTACCGGACAGTCTTTTGAAGATTTTATTCTCAATAATCAATTTTCTGATTCTAAAAATCAAGTTGTTTATTCATCCAATGCTCTTGAAAAAATCCCAAATCGTATTACAAAGTATAATTACAATTCGGACACTAAAAAATATGTAAAGTCCACCGATGTTGAAGGAAAAAAAGCATATCCGGGAAATGGAATAGCTATTACTCTACCTGCCTTTTTAAAATGGAGCAACCATTTAAGTAAAACAGATTTCTTACATCAGAAAACGAAAGATATGATGTGGCAACCGTTTGAATATGGAAATAAAAAAGATGTTTTTGCCTATGGCTGGGAAATCAGTAAAGCCAATAATATTCCATCCTATGGTTTTTCTGGCGGAAATGTGAGTGCCTTCAGATTTTTCCCACAAAATAATATGGCAATTATTATGATGTCAAACGGATATAACTTTTTTCCCGAACAATATCATATTATTAATCATGTTGCAGCCATTGTAGATAAAAATTTAACTGATAATTATCTGTTAGCAGAAGAATCAATTATCGCCGGGTTTGCCAAGCTCAACAATCCGAATGCTGAAAAAAACTATTACGCCATTAAAGCAAAAGATCCAAAATGGAATTTTGAAGGTACATTAAATAATATCGGTTATATTTTAATAAGGAATTCGAGAATTAATGAGGCTGTAAAAGTTTTTGCTTTAAATGCCAAAGAAAATCCCCAATCAGCAAACGCTTTTGATAGCTTGGGTGAAGCATATTTTTCAACTAAAAACTATACTTTAGCTTTAGAAAACTATAAAAAATCTTTAGAATTAAACCCTGAAAACACCAACGCAGGAAATATGATTACCAAAATACAAGATGTAATGAAAAAGAATTAA
- a CDS encoding dihydrolipoamide acetyltransferase family protein: protein MAEYKLLLPSMGEGVMEATIITWLFNEGDHVKEDDSVVEIATDKVDSDVPTPVSGKIVKILKQKDEVAKVGEAIAILEIEGESGNTAAEDVKTETPAATPDAETLKTIEQPLQTAASTEFSGDLYLSPLVKSIAQQENISESELKTIKGSGLEGRITKEDILAYVKNRGNQPVPQAAPVQVASTPQPTAASAPASTIPVAAGDEIIPMDRMRKIIAENMVKAKQIAPHVTSFIETDVTNVVKWRNKNKAVFEKREGEKLTFMPIFVKAVVKAIQDFPMINVSVNGENIIKKKNINIGMATALPDGNLIVPVIKNADQLSLSGLAKAINDLAYRARNKKLRPEDTQGATYTISNVGSFGNLMGTPIIPQPQVAILAIGAIVKKPAVLETADGDVIAIRNLMFMSHSYDHRVVDGSLGGMMLKHVHDYLENWDLNTEI from the coding sequence ATGGCAGAGTACAAATTATTGCTTCCTTCCATGGGAGAAGGTGTTATGGAAGCTACTATTATCACTTGGTTATTCAATGAAGGCGATCACGTAAAAGAAGATGATTCCGTAGTAGAAATTGCAACAGACAAAGTAGATTCAGACGTTCCGACACCTGTTTCAGGGAAAATCGTAAAGATTTTGAAGCAGAAAGACGAAGTTGCAAAAGTAGGTGAAGCTATTGCTATTTTAGAAATTGAAGGAGAAAGCGGCAATACTGCTGCAGAAGATGTAAAAACTGAAACTCCGGCAGCAACTCCGGATGCTGAAACTTTAAAAACAATTGAACAGCCTCTTCAAACGGCTGCTTCAACAGAATTTTCAGGAGATCTTTATCTTTCTCCACTTGTAAAATCAATTGCACAACAAGAAAATATTTCCGAATCTGAACTGAAAACGATTAAAGGGAGCGGTTTAGAAGGAAGAATTACAAAAGAAGATATTTTAGCTTACGTTAAAAACAGAGGAAATCAACCTGTTCCACAAGCGGCTCCTGTACAGGTAGCTTCTACTCCACAACCGACAGCAGCTTCTGCTCCGGCTTCTACCATTCCTGTTGCAGCAGGTGACGAAATCATTCCGATGGACAGAATGAGAAAGATCATCGCTGAAAACATGGTGAAAGCTAAACAAATCGCACCGCACGTAACTTCTTTCATTGAAACAGATGTTACCAATGTTGTAAAATGGAGAAACAAAAATAAAGCTGTTTTCGAAAAACGTGAAGGTGAAAAACTAACGTTCATGCCTATTTTCGTGAAAGCTGTTGTAAAAGCAATCCAGGATTTCCCAATGATCAACGTTTCTGTAAATGGTGAAAACATCATTAAAAAGAAAAATATCAATATTGGTATGGCAACAGCTTTACCGGACGGAAACCTTATTGTTCCTGTGATTAAAAATGCAGATCAACTGTCACTTTCAGGATTGGCGAAAGCAATCAATGATTTGGCTTACAGAGCAAGAAATAAAAAATTAAGACCTGAAGATACTCAAGGAGCAACGTATACAATTTCTAACGTAGGAAGCTTCGGAAACCTAATGGGAACTCCGATCATTCCTCAGCCACAGGTGGCTATTCTAGCTATTGGAGCAATCGTTAAAAAGCCTGCAGTTCTTGAAACAGCTGACGGAGATGTAATTGCGATCAGAAACTTAATGTTCATGTCTCACTCTTATGATCACAGAGTGGTAGACGGATCTCTGGGCGGAATGATGTTGAAACACGTTCACGATTACCTAGAAAACTGGGATCTGAATACCGAAATTTAA